Proteins co-encoded in one Corvus moneduloides isolate bCorMon1 chromosome 7, bCorMon1.pri, whole genome shotgun sequence genomic window:
- the COL6A1 gene encoding collagen alpha-1(VI) chain has translation MRLRDFLLTLLLPAGFLWGGSCAQRPEIITQVSSAEDCPVDLFFVLDTSESVALRVKPFGDLVTQVKDFTNRFIDKLTQRYYRCDRNLVWNAGALHYSDEVVLIKGLTPMPSGQSELKNRVSSINYIGKGTYTDCAIKRGIEELLIGGSHHKENKYLIVVTDGHPLEGYKEPCGGLDDAANEAKLLGIKVFSVAISPNHLDQRLNIIATDHAYRRNFTATSLKPTREIDVEETINTIIDMIKLNTEQLCCSFECQPPRGPPGPAGDPGHEGERGKPGLPGQKGEAGDPGRPGDMGPAGYQGMKGDKGSRGEKGSRGAKGAKGEKGRRGIDGIDGMKGEAGYPGLPGCKGSPGFDGAQGPPGPKGDPGAFGPKGAKGEPGNDGKPGRQGIPGNPGEKGAPGNQGEPGPAGETGDEGAPGEDGPPGERGTNGERGAPGSPGDRGPRGEPGEPGPPGDQGREGPPGPPGDQGEPGPPGPKGYRGDDGPPGSEGPKGLPGAPGLPGDPGLMGERGEDGPPGNGTIGFTGAPGQPGDRGNPGTNGTKGYVGPKGDEGEAGDPGNDNLTPGPSGIKGAKGHRGREGPPGPPGPVGPPGPDECEILDIIMKMCSCCECTCGPVDLLFVLDSSESIGLQNFQIAKDFIIKVIDRLSKDERVKFEPGESRVGVVQYSHDNTQELVAMGDANIDNIGALKQAVKNLQWIAGGTYTGEALQFTKDNLLRRFTSDKRVAIVITDGRSDTLRDPTPLNSLCDVTPVVSLGIGDIFRNPPNPDHLNDIACLSRPTRPGLSIQRDNYAELLDDTFLQNITSYVCQEKKCPDYTCPITFTEPADITLLVDSSTSVGSKNFETTKKFVKRLAGRFLEAGKPADDSVRISVVQYSSRNQQKVEAQFLYNYTVIAKAIDNMEFMNDATDVNSALQFITELYRRSARAVAKKRVLVFSDGHSQGITARAIERAVQDAQKANIEIYVLAVGSQANEPNIRVLVTGKSADYDVAYGERHLFRVPDYTSLLRGVFYQTVSRKIAVD, from the exons ATGAGGCTGCGAGACTTTCTGCTCACTCTGCTGCTCCCGGCCGGCTTCCTGTGGGGGGGCTCATGTGCTCAGCGCCCAGAAATCATCACCCAGGTCTCAAGCGCAGAAG ACTGCCCTGTGGACCTGTTCTTCGTCCTGGACACCTCAGAGAGCGTTGCCCTGAGGGTGAAGCCCTTTGGGGACCTGGTTACCCAAGTGAAAGATTTCACCAACCGGTTCATTGATAAGCTGACCCAGAG GTACTACCGCTGCGACCGCAACCTGGTGTGGAACGCGGGAGCGCTGCACTACAGCGACGAGGTGGTGCTCATCAAGGGCCTGACGCCGATGCCCAGCGGGCAGAGCGAGCTGAAGAACCGCGTGTCATCCATCAACTACATCGGGAAGGGCACCTACACCGACTGCGCCATAAAGCGCGGCATCGAGGAGCTGCTCATCGG GGGTTCCCATCACAAGGAGAATAAATACCTGATCGTGGTGACGGATGGACACCCCTTGGAAGGTTACAAGGAGCCCTGTGGGGGCCTGGATGATGCTGCCAACGAAGCCAAACTCTTGGGGATCAAAGTGTTCTCCGTTGCCATCTCCCCCAACCACCTG gaCCAGCGGCTGAACATCATCGCCACAGACCACGCCTACCGCCGCAACTTCACCGCCACCAGCCTGAAGCCCACCCGGGAGATCGATGTGGAGGAGACCATCAACACCATCATCGACATGATA AAACTGAACACGGAGCAATTG tgctgctcctTCGAGTGCCAG cctccccgAGGGCCCCCTGGACCTGCTGGTGACCCAGGCCATGAG GGAGAACGAGGCAAGCCAGGTCTTCCCGGCCAgaaaggagaggctggagaccCA GGCAGGCCAGGAGACATGGGACCTGCTGGCTACCAAGGAATGAAG GGTGACAAAGGAAGCCGAGGAGAGAAG ggctCAAGAGGAGCCAAAGGAGCCAAG GGTGAGAAAGGCAGGCGTGGAATCGATGGCATCGATGGCATGAAG GGTGAAGCTGGATACCCCGGATTACCTGGCTGCAAAGGCTCACCTGGATTCGAC GGAGCTCAAGGCCCACCCGGACCAAAGGGAGATCCCGGTGCTTTTGGACCCAAGGGAGCAAAG GGGGAGCCTGGGAATGACGGAAAGCCTGGCCGACAGGGGATTCCTGGCAACCCTGGAGAGAAG GGCGCTCCTGGGAACCAGGGTGAGCCTGGACCAGCAGGAGAGACTGGTGACGAG GGTGCTCCAGGTGAGGATGGTCCTCCTGGAGAACGG GGCACCAATGGAGAGAGAGGAGCCCCGGGCTCGCCGGGTGACCGCGGGCCGAGAGGAGAGCCG GGAGAGCCCGGACCACCTGGTGACCAAGGGCGGGAAGGACCCCCCGGACCACCTGGCGACCAG GGTGAGCCCGGACCCCCAGGACCCAAAGGCTACAGGGGAGATGACGGCCCCCCCGGCAGTGAG GGCCCAAAGGGATtgcctggagctcctgggctGCCTGGAGACCCTGGGCTGATGGGAGAAAGG GGGGAGGATGGTCCTCCTGGGAACGGCACAATTGGATTCACAGGTGCCCCA gggcagccaggagaCAGAGGCAACCCTGGCACTAAC GGAACAAAAGGCTATGTCGGACCTAAAGGTGATGAAGGAGAAGCTGGCGACCCTGGCAATGAT AACCTGACCCCTGGGCCCAGTGGCATCAAAGGAGCAAAGGGCCACAGGGGACGTGAAGGTCCCCCG GGACCACCAGGACCTGTGGGGCCTCCAGGACCAGAT gAATGTGAAATCTTGGACATCATCATGAAGATGTGCT CTTGCTGCG AGTGCACCTGTGGTCCCGTCGACCTCCTGTTTGTGTTGGACAGCTCGGAGAGCATTGGCCTGCAGAACTTCCAGATTGCCAAGGACTTCATCATCAAAGTCATTGACCGCCTGAGCAAGGACGAGCGGGTCAAG TTTGAACCTGGAGAGTCCCGTGTGGGTGTTGTGCAGTACAGCCATGACAACACACAGGAGCTGGTGGCCATGGGGGATGCCAACATCGACAACATTGGGGCACTCAAGCA GGCAGTCAAGAACCTGCAGTGGATCGCTGGGGGCACCTACACTGGGGAGGCCCTGCAGTTCACCAAGGACAACCTGCTGCGGAGGTTCACGTCCGACAAGCGCGTGGCCATCGTCATCACGGACGGGCGCTCCGACACCCTGCGGGACCCCACCCCACTCAACTCCCTGTGCGATGTCACCCCG GTGGTTTCCCTTGGGATAGGTGACATTTTCCGGAACCCACCAAATCCAGATCACCTGAATGACATCGCTTGTTTAAGCAGACCAACCAGGCCGGGACTGTCCATTCAAAGGGACAATTATGCCGAGCTCCTGGATGACACCTTCTTGCAGAACATCACCTCATATGTCTGCCAAG AGAAGAAATGTCCTGACTACACCTGCCCAA TCACCTTCACCGAGCCAGCAGACATCACGCTGCTGGTGGACAGCTCCACCAGTGTGGGGAGCAAGAACTTTGAGACCACCAAGAAGTTTGTGAAGCGGCTGGCAGGGCGGTTCCTGGAGGCCGGCAAGCCCGCCGACGATTCCGTGCGCATCTCGGTGGTGCAGTACAGCAGCCGGAACCAGCAGAAAGTGGAAGCTCAGTTCCTGTACAACTACACGGTCATTGCCAAGGCCATTGACAACATGGAGTTTATGAATGACGCCACGGACGTGAACTCTGCTCTGCAGTTCATCACAGAGCTGTACCGGCGCTCCGCCCGCGCCGTGGCCAAGAAGAGGGTGCTGGTGTTTTCTGACGGACACTCCCAAGGGATCACTGCCAGGGCCATCGAGAGGGCTGTGCAGGACGCACAGAAGGCTAACATCGAGATCTACGTGCTGGCAGTGGGCAGCCAAGCCAACGAGCCAAACATCCGTGTCCTGGTCACGGGAAAGAGCGCGGATTACGACGTGGCCTATGGGGAGCGGCACCTTTTCCGCGTGCCCGACTACACCTCTCTGCTGCGTGGTGTCTTCTACCAAACTGTGTCCAGGAAGATAGCTGTTGACTGA